From Alteromonas sp. RKMC-009, one genomic window encodes:
- a CDS encoding SDR family oxidoreductase — MSSVLANNISGKVVVITGGSSGLGETTARHLASLGASVVLGARRIDKLEAIAADIRTAGGEVAVQATDVTSPDQVKALVNLAQERFGKVDVVINNAGLMAIAPLAETRVDEWDRMIDINVKGLLYGVAAALPIFQAQGTGHFINISSVAGIKVFSPGGTVYSGTKFAVRAIAEGLRHEVGGNIRSTIISPGAVESELKHGSSDTQGAAFVKDFYQQNEIPSESVARAIAYAIEQPADVDINEIVLRPTVQEF; from the coding sequence ATGAGCAGTGTTTTAGCAAATAACATCAGCGGTAAGGTCGTTGTTATCACTGGTGGTAGCAGCGGTTTAGGCGAGACCACGGCAAGACATTTAGCCAGCCTTGGCGCATCTGTTGTTTTAGGTGCCCGACGCATCGACAAGCTTGAAGCTATTGCTGCTGACATACGCACAGCGGGCGGAGAAGTTGCGGTTCAAGCGACAGATGTGACTAGCCCGGACCAAGTGAAGGCCCTTGTAAATCTTGCACAAGAGCGCTTCGGTAAAGTTGATGTGGTTATCAATAATGCAGGGTTAATGGCGATTGCACCGTTAGCTGAGACTCGGGTTGACGAATGGGATCGCATGATTGACATCAACGTTAAAGGTCTGCTGTATGGAGTAGCCGCAGCGCTTCCGATCTTTCAGGCTCAGGGAACAGGCCACTTTATCAATATTTCGTCCGTAGCGGGTATCAAAGTATTCAGTCCCGGCGGCACGGTTTATAGCGGAACCAAATTCGCTGTTCGCGCTATTGCCGAAGGCTTGCGCCATGAAGTTGGGGGTAACATTCGTTCAACAATCATTTCACCGGGGGCAGTCGAATCTGAATTAAAACATGGAAGTTCAGATACTCAGGGGGCAGCCTTTGTAAAAGATTTTTATCAGCAAAATGAAATTCCATCTGAATCTGTTGCTCGTGCTATCGCATACGCAATTGAGCAGCCTGCGGATGTAGATATCAACGAGATTGTTCTGCGCCCAACTGTTCAAGAGTTTTAA
- a CDS encoding LysR family transcriptional regulator yields the protein MLNRLEMLRIFCTAAESRSFKEAANRLGISPQAVTRAVKELERLQGELLFHRNTRHIQVTLVGEKFAVIAKERLRAVDELFQTSAPDSGNELQGRVRIAAPVGFGHKCLMPVLLELSTIHPQLDIDLTLSDERVDVVDEKIDIGIRIGFMRDSRFIARQLTKINMYVVASPELINRVGTPASIEELNHLPVTGLVDRNTGKLWPWVFSMDRQWTPSITRFRSADTEAELMAIQNGLGFAQIPDFLAQDLLRQEKLVRVLEEVEPVPWDLYIYRPQRGPVPQRIRLVFDHLVSRLSVR from the coding sequence ATGCTTAACAGATTGGAAATGCTCCGGATATTTTGTACTGCTGCTGAGTCTCGCAGCTTTAAAGAAGCGGCTAACCGTCTGGGAATTTCTCCTCAGGCAGTGACACGAGCAGTGAAGGAGTTAGAGCGATTGCAAGGGGAGCTTCTATTTCATCGAAATACTCGACACATACAAGTGACCCTAGTTGGAGAAAAATTTGCTGTGATAGCAAAAGAACGCCTGCGTGCTGTAGATGAATTGTTTCAAACAAGCGCCCCTGACTCGGGTAATGAATTACAAGGGCGGGTTCGTATCGCAGCGCCTGTTGGTTTTGGTCATAAATGCTTAATGCCAGTATTACTGGAACTTTCAACAATACATCCTCAACTGGATATAGACCTGACACTCAGTGACGAGCGCGTGGATGTAGTTGACGAAAAAATAGATATTGGGATTCGTATCGGCTTCATGAGAGATAGTCGATTTATTGCCCGTCAGCTCACCAAAATTAATATGTATGTCGTGGCTTCGCCTGAGTTAATAAATAGAGTGGGAACGCCTGCGTCTATTGAAGAACTAAACCACTTGCCCGTTACAGGGTTAGTAGATCGCAATACGGGAAAGCTTTGGCCATGGGTTTTTTCCATGGACAGACAGTGGACGCCATCCATAACACGTTTTCGAAGTGCCGACACCGAAGCTGAATTAATGGCTATACAAAATGGGCTGGGGTTTGCTCAAATTCCTGACTTTTTGGCCCAAGACTTATTACGCCAGGAGAAACTTGTGAGAGTGTTAGAAGAGGTCGAGCCGGTGCCTTGGGATTTATATATTTATCGCCCTCAACGTGGTCCAGTACCACAACGTATTCGATTGGTTTTTGATCACTTGGTGTCAAGATTGAGTGTCCGCTAA
- a CDS encoding YigZ family protein, producing MSYSIPAQRYETLLEIKKSKFYACAGFAQTREDAMLMLDEVKARYPDARHHCWAYLLGHPEQPLSVAMSDDGEPSGTAGKPILNVLQHKPVGNIMMIVTRYFGGIKLGAGGLVRAYSGAAQQTMETLPVITQVKLNDFTVTTDFAQEQFVRHWTESVKGKVTDCTYSQAVTLSIAIPDSAVEALRQYEGSLGLTVKAVKG from the coding sequence ATGAGTTATTCCATTCCTGCGCAGCGTTACGAAACCCTGCTGGAAATTAAGAAGAGTAAGTTTTATGCCTGCGCCGGCTTCGCCCAGACCCGCGAAGACGCCATGCTGATGCTTGATGAAGTGAAAGCCCGCTATCCGGATGCCAGGCATCATTGCTGGGCTTATCTGTTAGGCCATCCCGAGCAGCCACTCAGCGTGGCGATGTCTGATGACGGGGAACCCTCCGGCACGGCCGGAAAGCCTATACTCAATGTATTACAGCACAAACCGGTGGGTAACATCATGATGATCGTTACCCGCTATTTTGGCGGTATAAAACTGGGAGCCGGCGGACTTGTCCGCGCCTATTCTGGCGCAGCACAACAGACCATGGAAACCCTGCCGGTTATTACTCAGGTAAAACTCAATGACTTTACCGTGACCACTGATTTTGCTCAGGAACAATTTGTCCGCCACTGGACTGAATCGGTAAAAGGTAAAGTCACAGATTGCACTTACTCGCAGGCTGTAACCCTTAGCATTGCCATACCCGACAGCGCCGTTGAGGCTTTACGTCAGTATGAAGGAAGCCTCGGTTTGACAGTAAAAGCCGTTAAAGGGTGA
- a CDS encoding M24 family metallopeptidase yields MTGNGIGGKTKEEALSALQDMTKDTVAIGKEEFEARIQKAQALMKAQGIAALYLNAGTNMTYFTGLEWYASERLVGALLPAEGPVTFIAPFFEIASLSERQIIAGDIAGWQEHESPYVLFAQLLKQAGVKPGDKVGIDESTAFFITDGFQKAMPELQLVNASPVTAGCRMHKTAPELALIQRAMDMTLEVHKAAASILYEGITTTEVEQFIHEAHKKTGAPAGSYFCIVLFGKATSFPHGVKDPQVLKPGDLVLIDTGCKLKGYLSDITRTYCFGEPTEKQARLWQAEKEAQIAAFNAAQPGTPCGQVDAAARECLAGYGLGPDYQLPGLPHRTGHGIGMDIHEWPYLVKDNPQPLATGMCFSNEPMIVVPGEFGIRLEDHFYMTDEGPAWFTEPANSIENPFN; encoded by the coding sequence ATGACAGGAAACGGCATAGGCGGGAAAACAAAAGAAGAAGCTTTGTCCGCACTTCAGGATATGACAAAAGATACTGTGGCGATTGGCAAAGAAGAGTTTGAAGCCAGGATCCAAAAAGCGCAGGCATTAATGAAAGCGCAGGGTATTGCGGCGCTTTACCTGAATGCCGGCACCAATATGACTTATTTCACCGGCCTTGAATGGTACGCCAGTGAAAGACTGGTGGGCGCATTACTGCCAGCAGAAGGTCCGGTCACTTTTATTGCACCGTTTTTCGAAATAGCTTCCCTGTCTGAACGTCAGATCATCGCCGGTGACATTGCCGGCTGGCAGGAACATGAAAGTCCTTACGTCCTGTTCGCGCAGTTACTGAAGCAAGCCGGTGTAAAGCCCGGCGACAAAGTGGGTATTGACGAATCAACGGCCTTTTTTATTACCGACGGTTTTCAAAAAGCCATGCCTGAGTTGCAACTGGTTAACGCCAGTCCGGTGACAGCCGGGTGCCGCATGCATAAAACGGCACCGGAACTGGCGCTGATCCAGCGGGCCATGGATATGACGCTGGAGGTGCACAAAGCCGCCGCCAGTATTCTTTACGAAGGGATCACCACCACCGAAGTGGAACAGTTCATTCATGAAGCGCACAAGAAAACTGGCGCGCCGGCAGGTTCGTATTTCTGCATCGTCCTGTTCGGTAAAGCTACCTCTTTTCCTCATGGAGTAAAAGATCCACAGGTACTGAAACCCGGCGACCTGGTCCTCATCGACACGGGCTGTAAACTGAAAGGTTATCTGTCTGACATAACCCGTACCTACTGCTTCGGGGAGCCTACAGAAAAACAGGCCCGCTTGTGGCAGGCAGAAAAAGAAGCGCAGATTGCCGCGTTTAACGCAGCACAACCCGGTACGCCTTGCGGACAGGTTGATGCCGCAGCCAGAGAGTGCCTGGCGGGCTACGGGTTAGGCCCCGATTATCAGTTGCCCGGCCTGCCCCACCGCACCGGTCACGGTATCGGCATGGACATACACGAATGGCCCTATCTGGTGAAAGATAATCCGCAGCCACTGGCTACCGGAATGTGTTTCAGTAACGAGCCGATGATAGTGGTCCCCGGGGAGTTCGGTATTCGCCTTGAAGACCATTTCTACATGACAGATGAAGGCCCTGCATGGTTTACTGAGCCCGCTAACAGTATTGAGAACCCTTTTAACTAA
- a CDS encoding DUF885 domain-containing protein, with translation MTTFTRSVRILSLSVFLAFQGSAAVYAASESLATDTADGQFETLYSQEWQWRKNYYSVDENSDTHAAPSALPDVSQATQEKRLSRWQSVLRELNTIDTSTLSQENQTNYAVYRNQIENLIMEQEYRTWEKPLLGDTAFWSDLTYLARETFHSEQDYVNYIAWLNDMPRYFDQQIANMKMGLARKFTLPAISLAGRERSVESVVDAAGEDNVYFQPFTKFPAKIPAPRQQALRAQAQKAISEAVIPAHKKLLSFLVEEYIPGAQPSIAAYDLPDGKAYYRAQAKKYTTLDLTPEEIHQIGLDEVAKIRDRMHDVMAEVNFDGDLAAFLHFLRTDPQFYVDTPQALLDRAAWTAKEFDAVASDFFGHLPRARFAIIPVPDDIAPFYTAGRGGPGVYLVNTYDLPSRPLYSLPALTLHESAPGHAFQMPLSLENDGIPDFRRESYISAYGEGWALYTEKLGEEMGIYHTPYEIFGMLSYQMWRAARLVVDTGIHAKSWSREQAQQFMKDNTALSVHEITTEVDRYIAWPGQALSYYLGQMAMESNRARAESALGEKFDIRHFHDTVLQLGSVPLSVLEQRIDRFIEEGGVSPYQ, from the coding sequence GTGACCACTTTTACACGCTCTGTCCGCATCCTCAGTTTATCCGTCTTTCTGGCCTTTCAGGGAAGTGCTGCAGTGTATGCTGCTTCTGAATCCCTTGCTACAGATACTGCCGACGGCCAGTTTGAAACCTTATACTCGCAGGAATGGCAGTGGCGTAAGAATTACTACAGTGTGGATGAAAACAGCGATACACACGCAGCGCCATCTGCTTTGCCGGATGTGAGTCAGGCCACACAGGAAAAGCGCCTGAGCCGCTGGCAGTCTGTACTGAGAGAGCTGAATACCATTGATACCTCCACATTGTCGCAAGAGAATCAGACCAACTATGCGGTGTACCGTAATCAGATTGAAAACCTCATTATGGAACAGGAATACCGTACCTGGGAAAAGCCGTTGCTGGGCGATACCGCATTCTGGAGCGACCTGACTTACCTGGCGCGGGAGACATTTCACAGCGAACAGGATTATGTGAATTACATCGCCTGGCTTAACGATATGCCACGGTATTTTGATCAACAGATTGCCAACATGAAAATGGGTCTTGCGCGGAAGTTTACCTTACCGGCGATTTCTCTGGCTGGCCGTGAACGCTCTGTGGAGTCGGTAGTTGATGCTGCTGGTGAAGATAACGTGTATTTTCAGCCGTTTACTAAATTCCCTGCAAAAATTCCAGCACCGCGACAACAGGCTTTGCGTGCACAGGCACAAAAAGCGATCAGCGAAGCGGTTATTCCTGCGCATAAAAAACTGCTGTCCTTTTTAGTTGAAGAGTACATTCCCGGGGCACAACCTTCCATTGCCGCTTACGATTTACCTGATGGCAAAGCTTATTACCGTGCTCAGGCAAAGAAATACACCACACTGGATCTAACCCCGGAAGAAATTCATCAGATTGGTCTGGATGAGGTGGCGAAAATACGTGACCGCATGCACGATGTCATGGCTGAGGTGAACTTTGACGGTGATTTGGCGGCATTCCTTCATTTCCTGCGTACCGATCCGCAGTTTTATGTCGATACGCCTCAGGCGCTGCTCGACAGAGCGGCCTGGACGGCTAAAGAGTTTGATGCTGTAGCCTCTGACTTCTTCGGTCATTTGCCCCGTGCCCGTTTTGCTATTATTCCTGTGCCTGATGATATTGCACCGTTTTATACTGCCGGTCGCGGTGGCCCTGGCGTTTATCTGGTTAACACCTACGATTTACCGTCACGCCCGCTTTATTCGCTGCCAGCCCTGACCTTGCATGAGTCAGCACCCGGACACGCCTTCCAGATGCCGTTGTCACTGGAAAATGACGGGATCCCGGACTTCCGTCGTGAAAGCTACATTTCTGCTTACGGAGAAGGATGGGCGCTGTATACCGAGAAACTGGGCGAAGAGATGGGAATCTACCACACCCCTTATGAAATCTTCGGCATGCTGAGCTATCAGATGTGGCGTGCAGCACGACTGGTGGTAGATACCGGTATCCATGCAAAAAGCTGGAGCCGTGAACAGGCGCAACAGTTCATGAAAGACAACACGGCGCTGTCGGTCCATGAAATTACCACTGAAGTTGACCGTTATATTGCATGGCCTGGTCAGGCGTTGTCTTATTACCTCGGACAGATGGCAATGGAATCAAACCGTGCCCGTGCTGAATCTGCATTAGGTGAAAAATTCGATATCCGCCATTTCCACGATACTGTTCTGCAACTGGGCTCAGTACCGTTGTCTGTGCTTGAACAGCGTATCGACCGGTTTATTGAAGAAGGCGGTGTGTCTCCTTATCAGTAA
- a CDS encoding putative bifunctional diguanylate cyclase/phosphodiesterase, with translation MDYTDSTHERNLLSGNLHELLVSLNDGFTAFYDKNKSLCKTSPPVSHFAFHALLPHSLKVFENIELTDLPRVLDVQNFLGYHCVLSASGSEQYPWALSVIADSKSISKIAHDLPIGVINVDSNWNAAFINARCADMMKTSLDELYGRKWIDYLPPSLAREFRDHVSDTENCRNLYKTRIEFVTPLGSIYIFSVQLAAYFDSRDNFISASVTLNDVTNEFRAESKLQYMADHDSLTELFNRSAFIRKVEEMDANRFSRSLFLFIDIDRFKEINDTMGHKFGDLVLKFVGRKISSAVRENDLSARFGGDEFVVCMSSITSDRTVEGIARKIDSLLNSTCVLDGREIELRCSIGIAWTPTIQFEENQTRAEKVQAVLDAADQGMYEVKRGALTAEHFKIYDVNLREQKKWLKNQKKELQDVLSDDGLTCHFQPIYSVDGHIRSVEALARFKTPFQYFKGIESVISFAKRQNMELALFDNALKEALKGFARLREHQPALTLNMNVDVSQLEEENFNKVITQLCMEFGVPLSSVCIEITEMMLERNSTRVQRQIKQLQRRGFLISMDDFGTGFSSFKRLMNYDFNELKIDRYFVQNVSTNDKYKKTLTAMIAMGKSLNLQILAEGVETEEQFQLCRNLGAQLFQGFYFSKPQDSDTLIKMLNSQPCVT, from the coding sequence TTGGATTACACGGATTCAACTCACGAAAGGAATCTACTTTCCGGCAATCTTCACGAATTACTGGTGAGTCTTAATGATGGCTTTACAGCTTTTTATGATAAAAATAAATCGCTGTGTAAGACGTCACCTCCGGTATCGCATTTTGCTTTTCACGCTTTACTCCCTCATTCGTTAAAAGTATTTGAAAATATAGAGTTAACGGATTTGCCCCGCGTCCTGGACGTACAGAATTTCCTCGGTTATCACTGCGTCTTATCTGCATCAGGGTCTGAACAGTACCCCTGGGCATTATCGGTGATTGCTGATAGCAAGAGCATTTCAAAAATTGCCCATGATTTACCAATCGGCGTTATCAACGTGGATAGCAACTGGAATGCGGCTTTTATCAATGCACGCTGCGCTGACATGATGAAAACTTCATTGGATGAGTTATACGGCAGGAAATGGATTGATTATTTGCCCCCGTCACTGGCCAGGGAATTCCGCGATCACGTGAGTGATACTGAAAATTGCCGGAACCTGTATAAAACACGGATAGAGTTCGTTACGCCTCTGGGCAGCATCTATATATTTTCAGTGCAACTGGCTGCTTACTTTGATTCCAGGGACAATTTTATCAGTGCCTCGGTAACCCTGAATGATGTGACCAACGAATTTCGGGCAGAAAGCAAATTGCAATATATGGCTGACCACGACTCATTAACTGAGTTATTTAACCGGTCCGCCTTTATTCGCAAAGTCGAAGAGATGGATGCCAACCGGTTTTCCCGTTCTTTATTTTTGTTTATCGACATCGACAGGTTCAAAGAAATTAACGATACCATGGGTCATAAATTTGGTGACCTGGTCCTGAAGTTTGTCGGCCGGAAGATAAGTTCTGCTGTGCGCGAAAACGATCTCAGTGCCCGATTTGGCGGCGATGAATTTGTTGTTTGTATGTCTTCTATCACTTCAGACAGAACAGTTGAGGGGATAGCACGAAAGATAGATTCCTTATTGAACAGTACCTGTGTGCTGGATGGGCGCGAAATAGAATTGCGTTGCAGTATTGGTATTGCCTGGACGCCCACTATTCAGTTTGAAGAAAATCAGACCAGAGCTGAAAAGGTTCAGGCTGTTCTGGATGCAGCCGACCAGGGGATGTATGAAGTAAAGCGGGGAGCGCTTACTGCAGAACACTTTAAAATTTATGATGTGAATCTCAGAGAGCAAAAGAAGTGGCTCAAGAATCAGAAAAAAGAACTTCAGGACGTTTTAAGTGACGATGGTCTGACGTGCCATTTTCAGCCAATTTACAGTGTGGACGGCCATATCCGTTCAGTAGAAGCCCTCGCCAGATTTAAAACACCGTTTCAGTATTTCAAAGGCATCGAATCCGTTATCAGTTTTGCTAAACGGCAGAACATGGAGTTGGCACTTTTTGATAACGCATTAAAAGAGGCATTGAAAGGCTTCGCACGATTACGCGAGCATCAGCCTGCGTTGACGCTGAATATGAATGTGGATGTCAGTCAACTCGAAGAAGAAAATTTCAATAAAGTCATTACACAACTCTGCATGGAATTCGGGGTTCCTCTTTCCAGTGTATGTATTGAAATTACAGAGATGATGCTAGAGCGTAACAGCACAAGGGTACAGCGACAGATAAAACAATTGCAGCGCAGAGGGTTTTTAATTTCAATGGACGATTTCGGTACCGGATTCAGTTCATTTAAAAGGTTAATGAATTACGATTTTAATGAACTGAAAATAGACCGCTATTTTGTTCAGAATGTGTCCACCAATGACAAATATAAGAAAACTCTGACAGCAATGATCGCAATGGGGAAAAGTCTTAATCTGCAAATTCTGGCTGAAGGTGTGGAAACAGAGGAACAGTTCCAGCTCTGCAGAAATCTTGGTGCCCAGCTTTTTCAGGGGTTTTATTTTTCTAAGCCACAGGATTCGGATACACTAATAAAAATGCTTAACAGTCAGCCATGTGTAACCTGA
- a CDS encoding chemotaxis protein CheB: MEKRATEKEAQYIVGIGASAGGLEALQELFNVLPDNLGASYVIAQHLSPDFKSMMDELLSKNTKMAVHQAVEGEKLKPDTVYLIPAGKLMRVAEGCIYLSDLPPDNRINLPINELFRTIAEDVQNRAIGIILSGTGSDGSRGILSLKEMGAMVIAQNPAEARFDGMPLNAINTGSVDFVLNVQEIPEQLRRFIEHPLVREQPSKFREHLSKNSKILDDILGLINDRTELDFRAYKESTVSRRIEHRMSINSKHTLLEYWEYLNGTPDEVELVKQDLLIGVTQFFRDAEVWERLYEDVVKPMVLETSKDDTIRVWVPGCSTGEEAYSYAILFSEAMQELKVERQVTLFASDIDQSAVAFAANGIYPGSISSEMSSEFIARYFNLLNDGSYQVTKEIRNMVVFATHNLIQDPPFSNMNLVSCRNTLIYLQNAAQQKVMAFFHFALKVKGYLVLGSAESPGSFSIYFDFTDQRNRIYQKAKDIKVPSSQIHSAKPFQNRHYKPKSVAHYLSSPNKRIEVDRKSAAVGRQAMMEAYLPPTLITDTKLRVIYSYGDTTAFTAPLRPGLVTHDLSDVLRDDLSGQAISAAHQVLRENISVFMEDIRVTETERWSLRCFSFNENGPDNVFVAISFVPGSMQSSPDSDITYKRSEQTVKRIEELDNALIECQKLYREALEDLDTTSEELQSSNEELMAANEELQSTNEELQSVNEELYTVNSEYQQKIVELTDINNDLENLMIATHLAVLFLNSDLKIRRFTHAMKQYVNIIDFDINRDFRDLSFKKPLSSLDELVSQVNRGQKSTVKEVYQDDSTAQRYEVTVSQYKIGDSAKGVIISIVELHQ, translated from the coding sequence ATGGAAAAGAGAGCAACGGAAAAGGAAGCGCAATACATTGTAGGCATAGGAGCTTCTGCCGGCGGTCTTGAAGCTCTGCAGGAACTCTTTAATGTACTGCCGGACAATCTTGGCGCATCGTATGTCATTGCTCAGCATTTATCGCCTGACTTTAAGTCGATGATGGATGAGCTGTTAAGTAAAAATACCAAAATGGCTGTACATCAGGCAGTAGAGGGGGAAAAACTGAAACCTGATACGGTTTACCTCATACCTGCCGGCAAACTGATGAGGGTGGCTGAAGGATGCATTTACCTGTCTGATTTACCCCCTGACAACCGCATAAATCTCCCCATTAACGAATTGTTCAGAACCATCGCAGAAGACGTACAGAATCGCGCGATAGGTATAATACTATCCGGTACTGGCTCCGACGGTAGCCGTGGCATTCTGTCTTTGAAAGAGATGGGGGCGATGGTCATCGCCCAGAATCCCGCTGAGGCTCGCTTTGATGGCATGCCGTTAAATGCAATCAATACCGGCTCTGTGGATTTCGTGCTGAATGTTCAGGAGATCCCTGAACAGTTAAGACGTTTCATCGAGCATCCGCTGGTGCGGGAGCAACCCAGTAAGTTCCGTGAACACCTATCTAAGAACTCTAAAATACTCGACGACATTCTTGGTTTAATTAACGATCGTACCGAACTGGATTTTCGTGCTTACAAAGAATCTACGGTCTCCCGCCGTATTGAGCACAGAATGAGCATTAACAGCAAGCATACTTTGCTTGAATACTGGGAATACTTAAACGGTACACCAGATGAAGTTGAGCTTGTAAAACAAGATTTGCTCATTGGTGTCACTCAGTTCTTCAGAGACGCTGAGGTTTGGGAAAGGTTGTATGAAGATGTTGTAAAGCCTATGGTGCTGGAAACATCGAAAGATGACACCATTCGTGTATGGGTTCCGGGGTGTTCTACCGGCGAAGAAGCTTATTCTTATGCCATCCTGTTTTCTGAGGCAATGCAGGAACTAAAAGTGGAGCGTCAGGTTACACTGTTTGCCAGCGATATTGATCAGTCTGCCGTAGCGTTTGCCGCGAATGGAATTTATCCCGGCAGTATTTCTTCTGAAATGTCTTCAGAATTCATTGCGCGGTATTTTAATTTACTGAATGACGGCAGTTACCAGGTGACTAAAGAAATCAGAAATATGGTGGTGTTTGCCACCCACAATCTGATTCAGGATCCGCCATTTTCTAACATGAATCTGGTGAGTTGCCGTAACACGCTTATTTATTTACAAAATGCAGCGCAACAAAAAGTGATGGCGTTTTTCCATTTTGCGTTGAAAGTGAAAGGTTACCTCGTATTAGGAAGTGCAGAATCTCCGGGAAGCTTCAGTATCTATTTTGACTTTACCGATCAGCGCAACCGCATCTATCAGAAAGCCAAAGATATAAAAGTGCCTTCCTCCCAAATTCACTCTGCAAAGCCTTTTCAGAACCGGCATTACAAGCCGAAATCTGTAGCTCACTATTTGAGTTCTCCGAATAAGCGCATTGAGGTAGATCGCAAGTCTGCAGCCGTTGGCAGACAGGCAATGATGGAAGCTTACCTGCCTCCGACATTAATTACAGATACAAAATTGCGGGTTATATACAGCTACGGCGATACGACCGCCTTCACAGCACCTCTGCGGCCGGGTTTGGTTACCCATGATTTATCCGATGTCTTGAGAGACGATTTATCAGGACAGGCCATATCAGCTGCCCATCAGGTATTACGTGAAAATATCTCGGTATTCATGGAAGACATCAGAGTAACCGAAACGGAGCGCTGGTCCTTGCGTTGTTTCAGTTTTAATGAAAACGGGCCTGATAATGTGTTTGTCGCTATAAGTTTCGTACCGGGTTCAATGCAATCATCCCCTGATTCAGACATCACCTATAAGCGTAGCGAGCAGACAGTTAAACGCATAGAAGAACTGGATAATGCTCTGATAGAATGTCAGAAGCTTTATCGTGAAGCGCTGGAAGACTTAGATACAACCAGTGAAGAGTTACAGTCGAGTAATGAAGAGTTGATGGCAGCTAATGAAGAACTGCAGTCGACCAACGAAGAGCTGCAATCGGTGAACGAAGAACTCTATACGGTAAACAGCGAGTATCAGCAAAAAATTGTTGAGCTGACGGACATCAACAATGACTTAGAGAATCTGATGATTGCTACCCATCTGGCCGTGCTGTTTCTTAACAGCGATCTCAAAATCAGAAGATTCACACATGCAATGAAGCAATATGTGAATATTATTGATTTTGATATTAACCGGGATTTCAGAGATTTGTCGTTTAAGAAGCCGCTGAGTTCATTAGATGAGCTCGTTTCCCAGGTTAATCGTGGACAGAAATCTACTGTTAAGGAAGTCTATCAGGATGACAGTACCGCGCAGCGTTACGAGGTAACCGTCAGTCAGTATAAAATTGGCGATAGTGCAAAAGGCGTAATTATCTCTATTGTTGAATTACATCAATGA
- a CDS encoding PAS domain-containing protein has product MKDSSHPDAMLEQGQHYLEKELLNLLQRDKLMFEFFQDDVVDGLWYWDLTDPENEWMSPKFWRLFGYDPEFKEHKITEWQDIIFPEDLAVAKRNLELHLKNPKHPYDQVVRYWHKNGTIVWVRCRGIAIYSNEGEPLRLLGCHLDMTRVMERQQELLGLQIKYEHLQRRLDEVHSELSQVKLLNDSLLRRSESERIRDEYGFAGSQFFIEHVRLLAQSADRLGCKLTTLRFSFNGINGDITQSDELKNFLNKSVFALIPGCVPFQFSNELIGVVMLDYSENDVRKIELEMRSAVQTHSWLAGKPVIGLQYRVLPVNSEMLDKYLDLSYILEMFFK; this is encoded by the coding sequence ATGAAAGATTCTTCTCACCCTGATGCTATGCTGGAGCAAGGGCAGCATTACCTCGAAAAGGAACTGCTCAATTTGTTGCAACGCGACAAATTAATGTTCGAATTTTTTCAGGATGATGTTGTAGACGGGCTCTGGTACTGGGATTTAACCGACCCTGAAAATGAGTGGATGAGCCCGAAGTTCTGGCGTCTTTTTGGTTACGACCCGGAATTTAAAGAGCACAAAATTACTGAATGGCAGGACATCATTTTTCCTGAAGATCTTGCTGTCGCTAAACGTAATCTTGAGCTTCACCTGAAAAACCCGAAACATCCTTACGATCAGGTAGTCAGATACTGGCACAAAAACGGCACAATCGTGTGGGTACGCTGTCGCGGTATTGCCATTTATTCCAATGAGGGTGAGCCGTTAAGGTTGCTGGGATGCCATCTTGATATGACAAGGGTCATGGAAAGGCAACAGGAGTTGCTTGGCCTTCAAATAAAATATGAGCATCTGCAAAGAAGACTGGATGAAGTGCATTCAGAGCTTTCCCAGGTAAAGCTATTAAATGACTCTCTGCTCCGCCGCTCGGAAAGTGAACGAATCCGGGACGAATACGGGTTTGCCGGAAGCCAGTTTTTTATTGAGCATGTGCGCTTGCTTGCCCAATCTGCTGACCGCTTAGGATGTAAACTCACTACACTAAGGTTCTCTTTCAACGGTATTAATGGCGATATCACTCAGTCGGATGAATTAAAAAACTTTCTCAATAAATCCGTTTTTGCGTTGATTCCGGGGTGTGTTCCTTTTCAGTTTTCAAATGAGCTGATAGGCGTTGTTATGCTGGATTATTCGGAAAATGACGTCAGAAAAATTGAGTTAGAAATGCGAAGTGCTGTTCAGACTCATTCGTGGTTAGCAGGAAAGCCGGTCATAGGCTTGCAATACCGTGTTTTGCCGGTAAACAGCGAAATGTTAGATAAATATCTGGACCTGTCATACATTCTCGAAATGTTCTTTAAATAA